The DNA window GCCCGCCGGTCCCGCCCCGCAGGTGCCGACCGGGGCGGACCTGTCGCTGCCCCGGCTCGCCCCGTACGTCACCCCGAACCGGGAGTTCTACCGGATCGACACCGCGCTGGTGGTCCCGCAGGTGGACCCGGTCACCTGGAAGCTGCGCATCCACGGCCGGGTCCGCAACCCGATCGAGCTGAGCTTCGACGATCTGCTGGCCCGGCCGATGGTCGAGCGTTACGTGACGCTCGCGTGCGTCTCCAACGAGGTCGGCGGCGACCTGATCGGCAACGCCCGCTGGCTCGGCGTACCGCTCAAGGGCCTGCTCGACGAGGCCGGGCCGGAGGAGGGCGCGGACCAGGTGGTCGGGCGGGCGGCCGACGGCTGGACCTGCGGCGCCCCCACGTCGGCGTTGCGCGACGGGCGGGACGCGCTGCTCGCAGTCGGGATGAACGGCGAGCCGCTGCCGGTGGAGCACGGTTTCCCGGTGCGGATGGTGGTGCCCGGCCTCTACGGGTACGTCTCGGCGTGCAAGTGGCTGACCGAGCTGGAGCTGACCAGTTTCGCCGACTTCGACGCGTACTGGGTGCCGCGCGGCTGGTCCGCCGAGGGCCCGATCAAGACGCAGTCGCGGATCGACACGCCCCGCGCCCGTAGCCGCCCGGCCGCCGGCCCGGTGACGGTCGCCGGCGTGGCGTGGGCGCAGCACCGTGGCGTCCGCCACGTCGAGGTACGCGTCGACGGCGGTCCGTGGCGGGAGGCGACGCTCGCCCCGGCGGTGTCGTCGGACACCTGGGTCCAGTGGTCGTGGCGCTGGGACGCCACCCCGGGCGAGCACCGCCTCCAGGTGCGCGCCACCGACGCCGCCGGCGAGACGCAGCCGGAGCAGCGCAGCCCGGTCGCCCCGGACGGCGCGACCGGCTGGCACACCGTCACGGTGACCGTGGCCTGACCGCCGCCCGACCAGGTCGAGGCGCCCGAGCCGAAGAGTCGGGCGGAGGGTGCGCGGAGGGCGCGTGCCGACACCGGCCTCCAGGGCCACACCGGCCGGCGGTGTGGCCCGGTGGTCGGCGCGCTGGCGGGCCGGGGGACGTGCGGTCGGTGCCGCCCTTCGGAGCGCCTTTCGAGCTGATGTCAGAAGCGACTCAGGCGCCGTCCCGACCGTCGAGGCTTGGCAGCGGGCTCCGGCGCCCGGACTCGGGACCGGAAGCGGCGAGCGCCCCGGCCGTGGCTCATCTCCGGGCCGTTCCGAGGGTTCGCCCGATCCTGGGGCTTGAGTTGTTGGTGACGTCAGCTCGACAGGCTGCCCTGATTGTTCGCCGGGTCCTGGCTTGAGTTGTTGGTGCCGTCAGCTCGACAGGCGGCTCCGAGGGTTCGTCCGGTCCCGGCTCGAGTCGTTCGGGACGTCAGCGCGACAAGCCGGTCGCGGGGAATCCGGCCCATGCCCGGCGGCGACGGTGTCGGGTGGCGGGACCAGGGCACGGACGTGACACGACGCTGTGCCCCGGGTCGGGGCACAGCGTCGGGAAGCGAGCGGGTCAGGCGACCTTGCGCTGGTCGGGGACGGCGGTCTTGTGCGCGCGGCCGAGGCGTGCCTCCAGCCGGGCGATGTCCACCCGGGACTGCCGGCGGTCGGCCGCGTCCTCCCAGCCGAGGGCGAGCAGCCGCAGTCGCTCGGACTCGCTGAACCCGCCCCAGACGCCGTACGGCTCGCGGACGGCGAGGGCGTGGGCGGCGCACTCGGCGCGCACCGGGCAGGTGCCGCAGACCGTCTTGGCGCCGGTCTCGCGACGCAGTCGGGACGAGCCGCGCTCGCCGTCCGGGTGGAAGAACTGGGCGCTGTCGCGGCCCCGGCACGCTCCGAGCCGCTGCCAGTCCCAGAGGTCGACGATGGGTCCAGGCAGCCTACGTACGTTCGACATGAGCACCCCTCCTCCCGCGCGGCACCGCGGAGAATGTTCGTGGCCAGCTACCGGGCGGCGGTCCGCGCGGGATGCCGGTTCCGGATGAACGGTTCGGTACCCGAGCCGTCCCCGGCTCACACATCTGTGATCGAAAAGCTCGGACAGTCGGGGGCATATGCCCTATCTGTCGGAAAAGTTCGGATGATTGCTCGGAACCCCCTCCCGACCCCACCCGCACGTGGTCTGCTCTGAGGCGGAGAGGAGACCACAGTGCGTAGCGTTCTTGTATGCGTACGGACACCATTGGCGGCCCAGCATCTGACCTCCGCAGCGGCGCGGCTCGGGCTGTCCGGCGTCGTCCGGACGGCCGTCTCCGATCCCGAGGTGATGTTGCGGCTGGCCGAGCGCCCGGTCGACGTGGTGCTGGCCGACACCGCCCTGACCCGGCCGGACAGCGCCGGCTTCGTGCGGCGGGTGCTCGCCCGCGCGCCGCAGGCCGCGGTGCTGCTGCTCGGTGTCGAGGAGTCGGAGTCGGCGGCGGCCACCATCAGCGCGGGTGCGCGCGGGCTGATCCAGAACGCCGACCACGACCTGACCAGCGCGGTGGCCAAGGCGCTGCTGCTGCTCTCCGCACCGGGTCGGGCCAACCGGCACCGGGTGGCCGACACCGCCCGGGACGCGGCGGCGGTCGGCGGGCCGACCCGGGCCACCGCGCCGGGGCGTACCCCGGGCGGGCCGGGCTGGCCGGCGGCGGCGCCGGTGGATGCCGCGGGCCTGCCCACGATGGTGCCGGTGCAGCGGGGCGAGGACGCCAACGACCCGGCGGCGGAGGGGTCGGATGCGCCCCAGCCGAGCCCCGGCCAGCGCCCGGCGCGGACGCCGCGCAGCGCGATCGGGCTCACCGAGCGTGAGCTTCAGGTGCTGCTCGGTATGGCGGAGGGCAAGAGCAACGCGGAGATCGGGCGGGAGCTGTTCGTCTCCGAGGACACCGTCAAGACACACGCCCGGCGGCTGTTCCGCAAGCTCGGCGCGCGCGACCGGGCGCACGCGGTGGCCGCCGGTTTCCGGGCCGGCCTGGTCGCCTGAGCGCCGGTCGGGTCACTCCTGAGCGGCGTCGTCCGTGCCCTCGGTGAGCGTGTCGTGCACGCCGTCGGCGTAGCCGCGGGCGTAGTCCCAGCTCACGTAGTGGTCAGGGTCGGGGTCGAAGGCCGGCTCGTGCACCCGGGGACGCCCCGAGTTGAGCAGGTGGCGCAGGTTGCCCCGGAGCAGGTCCCAGTCGAAGTAGTGCGGCTCGCGGCAGTCCTCGCACTCGATCACCAGGCCCCGCACCCCGATCGGCTGGAGCAGGGCCTGGTAGATCTCCAGATCAGCGAGATCCTCCAGGACGTCCTGCCGCTCGACCTCGGTCAGCGGGTCGAGCGTCTCCTCCTCGCCGGAGTCGTGCAGGCCGGCAGCCGGATCGGCCGGGTCGCCGTTGAACGGGTCGATGGGCTCGTCGTGCACCCTCTCACCGTAGACCCCGCGCCGCCGGAAAGCCCGCCCCCGGCCGCGCTGTGGCCCGGCCTACCCCGGGCCCGCCGCTGCCCGGGACCGACCGGGCCAGTGGGTACGATGAGGCGACGCGCCGTCACTCCGGTGCGCGCCGGTGCCCGCGCGCGCCGCCTCGCTGCAGCCCGTTCGACCAGCTCAGGGGAGCAATCGTGGAGAATTCGCCCAGCACCGAAACCCCGACCGGCCTCGACGGCGGCGAGCTGGGCGGCCATCTGCCCGAGCTGCCGGCCGGCTCCGCCCGGGTGGTGCCGCTCGGGCTGACCTTCGACGACGTGCTCCTGCAGCCCGGCGAGTCGGACGTCGTGCCCAGCCGGGTCAACACCCGCACCCGGCTCACCCGCAACATCGAGCTGACCGTGCCGCTGCTCTCCAGTGCCATGGACACCGTCACCGAGGGTCGGATGGCGATCGCCATGGCCCGCCAGGGCGGCATCGGCGTGCTGCACCGCAACCTCTCCGTCGAGGACCAGGCGCTCCAGGTCGACCTGGTGAAGCGCTCCGAGTCCGGCATGATCACCAACCCGGTGACGGCCAGCCCGGACGACACGCTCCGCGACGTGGACGCGCTCTGCGGCCGCTACCGCATCTCCGGCGTCCCGGTGGTCGACGGGCAGGGCCAGTTGGTCGGCATCGTGACCAACCGCGACATGCGCTTCGTCTCCGACCCGGCCACGCCGGTCCGCGACATCATGACCCGCACCCCCCTGATCACCGCTTCGGTCGGGGTGAGCAAGGACGACGCGCTCGACCTGCTGCGCCGGCACAAGGTGGAGAAGCTGCCGATCGTCGACGGGACGGGCGCGCTGCGCGGCCTGATCACGGTCAAGGACTTCACCAAGAGCGAGCAGTACCCGGACGCCACCAAGGACGAGGCCGGCCGGCTCCGGGTCGCCGCCGCGATCGGCGTGGGCGAGGACTCGTACAAGCGGGCGCGCACGCTCGTCGACGCCGGCGTCGACGTGCTGATCGTGGACACCGCGCACGGCCACCAGCGGGCCGTGCTGGAGATGGTGGCCCGGCTCAAGCGGGACGTGACCATCGACATCGTGGGCGGCAACATCGCCACGTACGCGGGCGCGAAGGCGCTGGTCGACGCCGGCGCCGACGGCGTCAAGGTGGGCGTCGGGCCGGGCGCCATCTGCACCACCCGGATCGTGGCCGGGGTGGGCGTGCCGCAGATCACCGCGATCATGGAGGCGGCCCGGGCCGCCCGCCCGGCCGGCGTGCCGGTGATCGGCGACGGCGGCATCCAATACTCCGGCGACATCGCCAAGGCGCTGGTGGCCGGCGCCGACACGGTGATGCTCGGCAGCCTGCTGGCCGGCTGCGAGGAGAGCCCCGGCGAGCTGATCTTCGTCAACGGCAAGCAGTACAAGGCGTACCGGGGGATGGGCTCGCTCGGCGCGATGCAGTCCCGCGGCCAGGTCAAGTCGTACTCCAAGGACCGCTACTTCCAGCAGGACGTCACCAACGACGAGAAGCTGGTCCCCGAGGGCGTCGAGGGTCAGGTGCCCTACCGTGGCCCGCTCGCCCAGGTCGCGCACCAGCTCACCGGCGGACTGCGACTCGCCATGGGCTACGCGGGCGCGGAGAGCATCGCCGAGCTGCACGAGCGTGGGCAGCTCATCCGGATCACCGCGGCCGGGCTCAAGGAGAGCCACCCGCACGACATCCAGATGACCGTCGAGGCGCCCAACTACCACACCCGCTGACCTCTCCCTCCACCCCCGAACACAACTGGAGTCCCCATGCGTGACGTGGTCGAGATCGGGCTGGGCAAGACCGCGCAGCGCGGTTACCACCTGGACGACATCGCCATCGTGCCGAGCCGCCGCACCCGGGACGTCGACGACGTCTCCACCGCGTGGCAGCTCGACGCCTACCCGTTCGGCATCCCCTGCGTCGCGCACCCCTCGGACGCGACCATGAGCCCCGCCTCCGCGGTGCGCCTGGGCGAGCTGGGCGGCCTCGGCGTGCTCAACGTCGAGGGCCTCTGGACCCGCTACGAGAATCCCACCAAGATCCTGGAGGAGCTGGCCGGCCTCGGCGAGGACGCCCGGGCCACCAAGCGCCTCCAGGAGGTCTACGCCGAGCCGATCCGCCCCGACCTGATCGCCGAGCGGGTCCGCGAGCTGCGGGCCGGCGACGGCACGGTGGCCGTCCGGGTCTCGCCGCAGCACACCCTGGCGCTGGCCCCGGTGATCCTCGACGCGGGCGTGGACATCCTGGTCATCCAGGGCACGCTCGTCTCCGCCGAGCACGTCTCCACCACCGACGAGCCGCTGAACCTCAAGGAGTTCATCGCCGACCTCGACCTGCCGGTCATCGTCGGCGGCTGCACCGACTACAAGACCGCGCTGCACCTGATGCGTACCGGCGCGGCCGGCGTGATCGTGGGCATCGGCGGTGACGACTGGTCGACCACCGAGTCGGTGCTCGGCATCCGGGTGCCGATGGCCACCGCCATCGCCGACGCCGCCGCGGCCCGCCGCGACTACCTCGACGAGACCGGCGGCCGGTACGTGCACCTGATCGCCGACGGCGACATGCAGACCTCCGGCGACATCGCCAAGGCGCTCGGCTGCGGCGCGGACGCGGTGATGCTCGGCGAGCCGCTCTCGCTCTGCGACGAGGCCCCGGCCGGCGGCGCCTGGTGGCACTCCGCGGCCAGCCACCCGTCGCTGCCCCGGGGCGCGTTCGAGGTGGCCGGCGAGCCGATCGGCTCGATGCAGCGGCTGCTGTTCGGCCCCGCCGACGAGCCGGACGGCCAGCTCAACCTGTTCGGCGGCCTGCGCCGCGCGATGGCCAAGTGCGGCTACCGCGACCTCAAGGAGTTCCAGAAGGTCGGCCTGGTCCTGGACCGCTGAACGCCCTCCCGCGTCGAGTCGGGCCACGCCGGTCGCGGCCACCGTTTCGCCGCGACCGGCGTGGTCGACACCGTCGCGCGGCCTAGGGTCGATGGATGGCGTGGAGACGGGTCTGGACGGCGGGCGTGCTGGCGGTGGCGCTCGCGGCCGGCGGATGCACGGGCGAGGGCGGCGAGGGTGCGGGCGGCTTCCGGGCGGGGGCGGCGGACGCCGGTGACCCGTACGTGCCGGGGGCCGGCAACGGCGGCTACGACGTCGCGCACTACGCGTTGGACGTCCGCTACGAGCCGGCGGACGACCGGCTCACCGGCACCGCCACGCTAACCGTCACCGCCACCCGGGCGCTGTCGCGGTTCCAGCTCGACCTGGCCGGTCTCACCGTGGACCGGGTCCGGGTCGACGGCGAGCCGGCGACGCACCGGCACGACGGCGCGGAACTCGTCGTCACCCCGGCGCGCGGGCTGCCGGCCGGGAAACGGTTCACCGTCGAGGTGGCGTACGGCGGGGTGCCCCGCCCGCTGCCCGTCGCCGAGCTGGGCGACGGCGGGTTCCACCACACGCCGGACGGGGCGATCGCGCTCGGCCAGCCGGAGTCGGCGAGCACCTGGTACCCGGTCAACGACCACCCGTCGGACAAGGCCACCTACGACGTGGCGGTCACCGTGCCGGACGGGCTCGCCGCGATCTCCAACGGCGTGCCCCAGGGGAGGACCAGCGCCGGCGGCCGGACCACCTGGCGCTGGTCGGAACGCTCGCCGATGGCCAGCTACCTGACCACGCTGGTGATCGGCGACTACCGGGTCACCAGCGGCACGCACGCCGGCAAGCCACTCGTCACC is part of the Micromonospora sp. WMMD980 genome and encodes:
- a CDS encoding sulfite oxidase, giving the protein MSPISRRHAALSGVVAAAVALGVAEPVAVLTGPRSAPLIAVGGLVVDLVPEALKQFAIDVFGTYDKIALLVGTALLLAGFAALLGLAAARRLAFGLAGIAAFAALGVTAALTRPGADAFDALPSLVGAGLGGLTLWAFVAGPLRADRAPAGSATSSGVTAATATRPGPAPHPGDPEPVSPPGPTPPPMVAALAREEEKPGGWEPSESGGDQESRRRFLRGAGLLTGAAAVAGLGGHWLAGRRGVSAARKAVTLPAPAGPAPQVPTGADLSLPRLAPYVTPNREFYRIDTALVVPQVDPVTWKLRIHGRVRNPIELSFDDLLARPMVERYVTLACVSNEVGGDLIGNARWLGVPLKGLLDEAGPEEGADQVVGRAADGWTCGAPTSALRDGRDALLAVGMNGEPLPVEHGFPVRMVVPGLYGYVSACKWLTELELTSFADFDAYWVPRGWSAEGPIKTQSRIDTPRARSRPAAGPVTVAGVAWAQHRGVRHVEVRVDGGPWREATLAPAVSSDTWVQWSWRWDATPGEHRLQVRATDAAGETQPEQRSPVAPDGATGWHTVTVTVA
- a CDS encoding WhiB family transcriptional regulator, with the protein product MSNVRRLPGPIVDLWDWQRLGACRGRDSAQFFHPDGERGSSRLRRETGAKTVCGTCPVRAECAAHALAVREPYGVWGGFSESERLRLLALGWEDAADRRQSRVDIARLEARLGRAHKTAVPDQRKVA
- a CDS encoding response regulator transcription factor encodes the protein MRSVLVCVRTPLAAQHLTSAAARLGLSGVVRTAVSDPEVMLRLAERPVDVVLADTALTRPDSAGFVRRVLARAPQAAVLLLGVEESESAAATISAGARGLIQNADHDLTSAVAKALLLLSAPGRANRHRVADTARDAAAVGGPTRATAPGRTPGGPGWPAAAPVDAAGLPTMVPVQRGEDANDPAAEGSDAPQPSPGQRPARTPRSAIGLTERELQVLLGMAEGKSNAEIGRELFVSEDTVKTHARRLFRKLGARDRAHAVAAGFRAGLVA
- a CDS encoding DUF5319 domain-containing protein; its protein translation is MHDEPIDPFNGDPADPAAGLHDSGEEETLDPLTEVERQDVLEDLADLEIYQALLQPIGVRGLVIECEDCREPHYFDWDLLRGNLRHLLNSGRPRVHEPAFDPDPDHYVSWDYARGYADGVHDTLTEGTDDAAQE
- the guaB gene encoding IMP dehydrogenase, with amino-acid sequence MENSPSTETPTGLDGGELGGHLPELPAGSARVVPLGLTFDDVLLQPGESDVVPSRVNTRTRLTRNIELTVPLLSSAMDTVTEGRMAIAMARQGGIGVLHRNLSVEDQALQVDLVKRSESGMITNPVTASPDDTLRDVDALCGRYRISGVPVVDGQGQLVGIVTNRDMRFVSDPATPVRDIMTRTPLITASVGVSKDDALDLLRRHKVEKLPIVDGTGALRGLITVKDFTKSEQYPDATKDEAGRLRVAAAIGVGEDSYKRARTLVDAGVDVLIVDTAHGHQRAVLEMVARLKRDVTIDIVGGNIATYAGAKALVDAGADGVKVGVGPGAICTTRIVAGVGVPQITAIMEAARAARPAGVPVIGDGGIQYSGDIAKALVAGADTVMLGSLLAGCEESPGELIFVNGKQYKAYRGMGSLGAMQSRGQVKSYSKDRYFQQDVTNDEKLVPEGVEGQVPYRGPLAQVAHQLTGGLRLAMGYAGAESIAELHERGQLIRITAAGLKESHPHDIQMTVEAPNYHTR
- a CDS encoding GuaB3 family IMP dehydrogenase-related protein, which translates into the protein MRDVVEIGLGKTAQRGYHLDDIAIVPSRRTRDVDDVSTAWQLDAYPFGIPCVAHPSDATMSPASAVRLGELGGLGVLNVEGLWTRYENPTKILEELAGLGEDARATKRLQEVYAEPIRPDLIAERVRELRAGDGTVAVRVSPQHTLALAPVILDAGVDILVIQGTLVSAEHVSTTDEPLNLKEFIADLDLPVIVGGCTDYKTALHLMRTGAAGVIVGIGGDDWSTTESVLGIRVPMATAIADAAAARRDYLDETGGRYVHLIADGDMQTSGDIAKALGCGADAVMLGEPLSLCDEAPAGGAWWHSAASHPSLPRGAFEVAGEPIGSMQRLLFGPADEPDGQLNLFGGLRRAMAKCGYRDLKEFQKVGLVLDR
- a CDS encoding M1 family metallopeptidase, whose amino-acid sequence is MAWRRVWTAGVLAVALAAGGCTGEGGEGAGGFRAGAADAGDPYVPGAGNGGYDVAHYALDVRYEPADDRLTGTATLTVTATRALSRFQLDLAGLTVDRVRVDGEPATHRHDGAELVVTPARGLPAGKRFTVEVAYGGVPRPLPVAELGDGGFHHTPDGAIALGQPESASTWYPVNDHPSDKATYDVAVTVPDGLAAISNGVPQGRTSAGGRTTWRWSERSPMASYLTTLVIGDYRVTSGTHAGKPLVTAVAAALPADGPAAASVARTGEVADFLAARFGPYPFDAYGGVAVADDRIRYALETQTRPVYGPGFFRGGRPNTEVVAHELAHQWFGDSVSVARWSDIWLNEGFATYAEWLWAEHDGGRSVARTVADRYAATDWSKPSVDPGRAGMFGDAVYQRGALAVHALRRALGDEAFYRVLRGWLAERRDGNATTADFVGYAERAAGRPLRALLDAWLIGATPPGLP